In Streptomyces sp. P3, one DNA window encodes the following:
- a CDS encoding carbohydrate ABC transporter permease: protein MTTTTPEVSKSAPPSPKPSRGGRGGGVMSSTGLYVATGIAGFFFLVPFYLLVRNALSTDTDITGENWKFFPTDIQWGNVKELFTDETVPFAQSLWNSAVVATLHTVGVLLVCSLAGYGLARIPYRHANKVFYAVLGTLMVPTAVTFVPSFVLVSSLGWVDTYRGLIIPGLFSGFTCFLFRQYFLGFPKELEEAARVDGLGYWGAYWRIVVPNSLNFFAAMATITFINGWNSFLWPLVIGQDPGSWTVQVALSNYMTNQTVVFHLIFMATAFSILPLVFVFLFLQRWLVQGIAQTGIKG, encoded by the coding sequence GTGACCACCACGACGCCCGAGGTGAGCAAGTCCGCACCGCCGTCACCCAAGCCCAGCCGAGGCGGGCGCGGCGGCGGCGTGATGAGCTCCACCGGTCTCTACGTCGCCACCGGGATCGCCGGCTTCTTCTTCCTGGTCCCCTTCTACCTGCTCGTCCGCAACGCCCTGTCCACGGACACCGACATCACCGGTGAGAACTGGAAGTTCTTCCCCACTGACATCCAGTGGGGCAACGTCAAGGAACTGTTCACGGACGAGACGGTTCCGTTCGCCCAGTCGCTGTGGAACTCGGCGGTGGTGGCCACCCTGCACACCGTCGGCGTCCTGCTGGTGTGCTCGCTCGCCGGCTACGGACTCGCCCGCATCCCGTACCGGCACGCCAACAAGGTCTTCTACGCCGTCCTGGGCACCCTGATGGTCCCGACGGCGGTCACCTTCGTCCCGAGCTTCGTCCTGGTGTCGTCGCTCGGCTGGGTGGACACCTACCGAGGACTGATCATCCCGGGCCTGTTCAGTGGTTTCACCTGCTTCCTGTTCCGGCAGTACTTCCTGGGGTTCCCCAAGGAACTGGAGGAAGCGGCGCGCGTGGACGGACTGGGCTACTGGGGCGCGTACTGGCGCATCGTGGTGCCCAACTCACTGAACTTCTTCGCGGCGATGGCGACCATCACCTTCATCAACGGCTGGAACTCCTTCCTGTGGCCGCTGGTCATCGGCCAGGACCCGGGGTCGTGGACGGTCCAGGTCGCGCTCTCCAACTACATGACCAACCAGACCGTCGTCTTCCATCTGATCTTCATGGCCACCGCCTTTTCCATCCTGCCCCTGGTGTTCGTGTTCCTCTTCCTCCAGCGCTGGCTGGTCCAGGGGATCGCACAGACCGGCATCAAGGGCTGA
- a CDS encoding glycoside hydrolase family 2 TIM barrel-domain containing protein: MSLRTPAVDYVESVSPGNGALPPRAWYASSDAKSLSLNGRWRLRVSATADAEDDAFAEVGYDAQDWAEVTVPGHWVLQGDGVFGSPVYTNHLYPFPVDPPRVPTENPTGDHRRVFDLPEGWPDLSEGGFVLRFDGVESCARLWLNGTELGEFKGSRLPHEFAVGHLLKPRGNVLAVRVHQWSAGSYLEDQDQWWLPGIFRDVTLLHRPAGSVLDFFVHASYDHVTGEGALRVDSDVDGRVTVPALGIDAATGETVTTPVRPWTAETPTLYDGELVTEGERVPLRIGFRTVELADGLIKVNGRPILFKGVNRHEWHPETGRALDLETMRADVLLMKRHNVNAVRTSHYPPHPAFLDLCDEYGLWVIDECDLETHGFVEQDWRDNPVDDERWTPALLDRAARMVERDKNHPSVVVWSLGNEAGTGRGLTAMAEWIHGRDTSRLVHYEGDVNCRDTDVYSRMYTSHEEVERIGRKLDGGTHRRRELPFILCEYAHAMGNGPGGLADYQRLFEAHERLQGAFVWEWIDHGIRHPELGYAYGGDFGEELHDGNFVCDGLLFPDRTPSPGLVEFKKVIEPVRIEGDGTGGTVRITNGYDFRDLSHLRFEFFHQVDGSPTGAHTLAVGPLAPGESAEVKLPAGPDGGGDEVQWTVRALLCEDTSWAPRGHPVAWGQETVAPRAPVTVAASRHPVPDGPLITLGPGVFDARSGALKAIGGVEVTQLRLDVWRATTDNDDGASWQDDTRYGMLWRTYGLHRMRHRLDGVEPADDALTVRTRVAPAGRETGLRTVYRWTSDGTRLRLTVSVAPEGDWTMPLPRIGVRFGLAQASAGHVQWFGGGPGEAYPDTRAASMLGRWDGSIEELQTPYVRPQENGARADVRWAELGGLRIEGDPAFWFSARRWTTEQLDAARHLSDLAPGDTVWVNLDHGQHGIGSQSCGPGPLPRYFLNAEPAEFSFVFSVTG; the protein is encoded by the coding sequence ATGTCCTTGCGCACCCCGGCCGTCGACTACGTCGAGAGCGTCTCTCCCGGCAACGGGGCCCTTCCGCCCCGCGCCTGGTACGCGTCGTCCGACGCGAAGTCCCTTTCCTTGAACGGACGTTGGCGGCTTCGGGTGTCGGCCACGGCCGATGCCGAGGACGACGCGTTCGCCGAGGTGGGCTACGACGCGCAGGACTGGGCCGAGGTCACGGTTCCGGGCCACTGGGTGCTGCAGGGGGACGGCGTCTTCGGCTCACCCGTGTACACCAACCACCTCTATCCCTTCCCGGTGGACCCGCCCCGCGTGCCCACCGAGAACCCGACCGGCGACCATCGGCGGGTCTTCGACCTGCCCGAGGGGTGGCCGGACCTTTCCGAAGGCGGTTTCGTACTCCGTTTCGACGGCGTGGAGTCCTGCGCCCGCCTCTGGCTGAACGGCACGGAACTCGGCGAGTTCAAGGGCTCCCGGCTGCCGCACGAGTTCGCCGTGGGTCATCTGCTCAAGCCGCGCGGCAACGTCCTCGCGGTGCGCGTCCACCAGTGGTCGGCGGGTTCGTACCTGGAGGACCAGGACCAGTGGTGGCTGCCGGGCATCTTCCGTGACGTCACCCTGCTGCACCGGCCCGCGGGCAGTGTGCTCGACTTCTTCGTGCACGCCTCCTACGACCACGTCACGGGCGAGGGCGCCCTGCGCGTCGACTCCGACGTCGACGGACGGGTCACCGTTCCCGCCCTGGGCATCGACGCCGCGACCGGGGAGACCGTGACGACCCCGGTCCGGCCGTGGACCGCGGAGACGCCCACGTTGTACGACGGCGAGCTGGTGACCGAGGGCGAGCGGGTGCCGTTGCGCATCGGTTTCCGTACCGTCGAGCTGGCGGACGGTCTGATCAAGGTCAACGGCCGGCCGATCCTCTTCAAGGGCGTCAACCGGCACGAGTGGCACCCGGAGACGGGCCGCGCCCTCGACCTGGAGACGATGCGCGCGGACGTGCTGCTGATGAAGCGGCACAACGTCAACGCCGTCCGCACCTCGCACTACCCGCCGCACCCCGCCTTCCTCGACCTGTGCGACGAGTACGGGCTGTGGGTCATCGACGAATGCGACCTGGAGACCCACGGGTTCGTCGAGCAGGACTGGCGGGACAACCCCGTCGACGACGAACGCTGGACCCCCGCCCTGCTCGACCGCGCGGCCCGCATGGTCGAACGGGACAAGAACCATCCGTCGGTCGTCGTCTGGTCCCTCGGCAACGAGGCCGGCACCGGACGCGGACTGACCGCGATGGCCGAGTGGATCCACGGCCGCGACACCTCGCGCCTCGTGCACTACGAGGGCGATGTCAACTGCCGTGACACGGACGTCTATTCGCGCATGTACACCTCCCACGAGGAGGTCGAGCGAATCGGACGGAAGCTGGACGGCGGCACGCACAGGCGGCGTGAACTGCCCTTCATCCTCTGCGAGTACGCCCACGCCATGGGCAACGGACCCGGCGGCCTCGCCGACTACCAGCGGCTCTTCGAGGCGCACGAGCGGCTCCAGGGCGCGTTCGTCTGGGAGTGGATCGACCACGGCATCCGGCACCCGGAGCTCGGCTACGCCTACGGCGGCGACTTCGGCGAGGAACTGCACGACGGGAACTTCGTCTGCGACGGTCTGCTCTTCCCGGACCGCACCCCCTCCCCCGGGCTGGTCGAGTTCAAGAAGGTGATCGAGCCGGTCCGCATCGAGGGCGACGGCACGGGCGGGACCGTGCGGATCACCAACGGGTACGACTTCCGCGACCTCTCCCACCTGAGGTTCGAGTTCTTCCACCAGGTGGACGGCTCTCCCACCGGTGCGCACACGCTCGCGGTCGGGCCCCTCGCGCCGGGCGAGTCGGCCGAGGTGAAGCTGCCGGCAGGCCCCGACGGCGGCGGTGACGAGGTCCAGTGGACGGTCCGCGCGCTGCTCTGCGAGGACACGTCGTGGGCGCCCAGGGGCCACCCGGTGGCATGGGGCCAGGAGACCGTCGCCCCACGGGCGCCCGTGACCGTCGCCGCCTCGCGGCACCCCGTCCCCGACGGGCCGCTGATCACACTCGGTCCCGGCGTCTTCGACGCCCGCAGCGGCGCGCTGAAGGCGATCGGCGGCGTCGAGGTGACGCAGCTGCGCCTGGATGTGTGGCGGGCGACGACCGACAACGACGACGGCGCGTCATGGCAGGACGACACGCGCTACGGCATGCTGTGGCGTACGTACGGCCTGCACCGCATGCGGCACCGCCTGGACGGCGTCGAGCCGGCTGACGACGCGCTGACCGTACGGACCCGGGTGGCGCCCGCCGGCCGTGAGACGGGCCTGCGCACCGTGTACCGCTGGACGTCCGACGGGACACGTCTGCGACTGACGGTCTCCGTGGCACCCGAGGGCGACTGGACGATGCCGCTGCCCAGGATCGGCGTCCGCTTCGGGCTGGCACAGGCGTCCGCGGGCCATGTGCAGTGGTTCGGCGGCGGCCCCGGCGAGGCGTACCCGGACACCAGGGCCGCGTCCATGCTCGGCCGGTGGGACGGGAGCATCGAGGAGCTGCAGACCCCGTACGTGCGCCCGCAGGAGAACGGCGCCAGGGCCGACGTACGCTGGGCGGAGCTCGGCGGGCTGCGGATCGAGGGCGACCCGGCGTTCTGGTTCTCCGCACGACGCTGGACGACCGAGCAACTGGACGCGGCGAGGCACCTGAGCGACCTCGCGCCGGGCGACACGGTCTGGGTCAACCTCGACCACGGCCAGCACGGCATCGGATCCCAGTCCTGCGGCCCCGGGCCGCTCCCGCGGTACTTCCTGAACGCGGAGCCCGCCGAGTTCTCCTTCGTGTTCTCGGTGACCGGCTGA
- a CDS encoding ABC transporter permease, which produces MKTVRLAWRITRLNFRAQLEYRSEFLMMVAIGAVWQVSVIVFATVLLTRFSGMGGWDSSDVLLIPATRMLAHGLFVLFLGRMHGIGYFIQEGKIDVCLVRPMSVHLQVQLRMFPTNAIGDLTVAVGLMVGALSRSDLDWTAGRTSYLIAAVLGGMFLEAALFTAVASAALRFPAADYWGRWLEELLGTFGSYPLNVLPKAVGGLLTYGLPLAFVAYFPAAVLTGHGHSTGVPYWLAAVSPLLGLLAYLGSRLLWRWSLGHYTGVNG; this is translated from the coding sequence GTGAAGACCGTGCGCCTGGCGTGGCGGATCACGCGTCTCAACTTCCGCGCGCAGCTGGAATACCGTTCCGAGTTCTTGATGATGGTCGCGATCGGTGCCGTCTGGCAGGTCTCGGTGATCGTTTTCGCCACCGTGCTGCTGACCCGGTTCAGCGGGATGGGCGGCTGGGACAGCTCGGACGTGCTGCTCATCCCGGCGACCCGGATGCTCGCCCACGGGCTGTTCGTGCTGTTTCTGGGACGCATGCACGGAATCGGTTACTTCATCCAGGAAGGCAAGATCGACGTCTGTCTGGTGCGGCCGATGTCCGTGCACCTTCAGGTTCAGCTGCGCATGTTCCCCACGAACGCCATCGGCGATCTGACGGTCGCGGTGGGACTGATGGTGGGCGCGCTCAGCCGCAGCGACCTCGACTGGACGGCGGGCCGGACGTCGTATCTGATCGCGGCCGTTCTCGGTGGCATGTTCCTGGAGGCGGCGCTGTTCACGGCGGTGGCTTCCGCGGCGCTGCGTTTCCCGGCCGCCGACTACTGGGGCCGCTGGCTGGAGGAGCTTCTGGGCACCTTCGGCAGCTACCCGCTCAACGTGCTGCCCAAGGCGGTGGGCGGTCTCCTGACGTACGGCCTGCCGCTCGCCTTCGTCGCGTACTTCCCGGCCGCCGTCCTGACCGGTCACGGTCACAGCACGGGTGTCCCCTACTGGCTGGCGGCCGTCTCCCCGCTGCTGGGCCTGCTGGCGTACCTCGGCTCACGGCTGCTGTGGCGGTGGAGCCTCGGGCACTACACGGGGGTGAACGGATGA
- a CDS encoding ABC-2 family transporter protein gives MAVPTAWRAARVTPLGELHTPPRMTAALLRLAVQVGLVASLWRGLYAHTGTTAGLTRDQAVTYAVLAVLASRLRALDQYAGRDTVIQHMHFGTIVYWYLRPLSPQRYYALRALGEQLYGLAWALTGYTVCLWTAVVTPPRSAAVAAVFALSLLLGQWILYYVMLAIDQLCFFTVRNSAAMLILVFAQNLLSGVYAPLWFFPDWFVTLSAFLPFQATLSVPLSLYVGRIPLSDAGPALLVQAVWVMVLALFTRLAWRLAARRVISQGG, from the coding sequence ATGGCAGTTCCGACCGCCTGGCGCGCCGCCCGGGTCACCCCGCTCGGGGAGCTGCACACCCCGCCCCGGATGACCGCCGCCCTGCTGCGGCTCGCCGTGCAGGTGGGGCTGGTGGCGTCCCTGTGGCGCGGTCTGTACGCCCACACGGGCACCACCGCCGGGCTGACCCGCGACCAGGCCGTCACGTATGCGGTGCTGGCCGTACTGGCCTCCAGGCTGCGGGCGTTGGACCAGTACGCAGGCCGGGACACCGTCATCCAGCACATGCACTTCGGCACCATCGTCTACTGGTACCTGCGGCCGCTGTCACCGCAGCGCTACTACGCGCTGCGGGCGCTCGGCGAGCAGCTGTACGGTCTGGCGTGGGCGTTGACCGGTTATACGGTCTGCCTGTGGACCGCGGTCGTGACGCCTCCCCGATCGGCGGCCGTGGCCGCCGTGTTCGCGCTGAGTCTGCTGCTCGGCCAGTGGATCCTGTACTACGTCATGCTGGCCATCGACCAGCTCTGTTTCTTCACCGTGCGCAACAGCGCCGCCATGCTCATCCTCGTCTTCGCGCAGAACCTGCTCTCCGGCGTGTACGCACCCTTGTGGTTCTTCCCCGACTGGTTCGTCACGCTGAGTGCTTTCCTCCCGTTCCAGGCCACCTTGAGCGTGCCGCTGTCGCTCTACGTCGGCCGCATCCCGTTGTCGGACGCCGGCCCCGCACTGCTGGTCCAGGCCGTGTGGGTGATGGTGCTGGCGCTGTTCACCCGGCTGGCGTGGCGACTCGCCGCCCGGCGTGTCATCTCGCAGGGAGGCTGA
- a CDS encoding ROK family transcriptional regulator, whose translation MKRGTSRDIRTANRYEVLRQIIAASPTSRQELAAATGLSLATVATLVGELLDLRMITEVGFEDSAGGRPRGLVAVNASGGALIGVDIAETYVHVELFDLALNVLARAAEDMRPGESRPEQVVGHVAAAAGSVVAQAGVEAARVLGVGVSVPGQVDRATGVSAYAPNWDWHDVPLLDLLSEHIAYPLYLDNPLRAGAVAELWFGAARGHANAVVVNLGTGVGAGLVLGGGLHRGVSNSAGEWGHTTLVLDGRPCRCGNHGCVETYVGAPGIMQNLRDLSPHSPLLHPEDQTATIDALAAGIAAHDPEAVEAVRETARYLGAGIANLVNLVNPEVVVLSSWVAARLGEPLLQEVREAVARHALQRPLAASRIVLSPIPSDPACLGAATFALEGALQSVGQRSVKRTAPARVRSRIAPAP comes from the coding sequence ATGAAGCGCGGCACGTCACGTGACATCCGCACCGCGAACCGCTACGAGGTGCTGCGTCAGATCATCGCCGCCTCGCCCACCTCCCGGCAGGAGCTCGCGGCGGCCACCGGCCTGTCGCTCGCCACCGTCGCCACGCTCGTCGGCGAGCTGCTCGACCTCCGCATGATCACGGAGGTCGGGTTCGAGGATTCGGCGGGCGGCCGCCCCCGGGGCCTCGTGGCCGTCAACGCGTCGGGGGGCGCGTTGATCGGCGTGGACATCGCGGAGACCTACGTCCATGTCGAACTCTTCGACCTGGCCCTGAACGTGCTCGCCCGCGCCGCGGAGGACATGCGGCCCGGCGAGAGCCGCCCCGAGCAGGTGGTCGGCCACGTCGCCGCCGCCGCGGGCTCGGTGGTCGCGCAGGCAGGGGTCGAGGCCGCCCGGGTGCTCGGCGTCGGAGTGAGCGTGCCGGGACAGGTGGACCGGGCCACCGGCGTCTCCGCGTACGCGCCCAACTGGGACTGGCACGACGTACCGTTGCTCGATCTGCTCTCCGAGCACATCGCGTATCCGCTGTACCTGGACAACCCGCTGCGCGCGGGCGCGGTCGCCGAGCTGTGGTTCGGGGCGGCGCGCGGACACGCCAACGCCGTGGTGGTCAACCTGGGGACCGGCGTGGGCGCCGGTCTGGTGCTGGGCGGCGGGCTGCACCGCGGGGTCAGCAACAGCGCCGGCGAGTGGGGGCACACGACCCTCGTGCTCGACGGCCGGCCGTGCCGCTGCGGCAACCACGGCTGCGTGGAGACGTATGTCGGCGCGCCCGGCATCATGCAGAACCTGCGTGACCTCAGCCCGCACAGCCCGCTGCTGCACCCCGAGGACCAGACCGCCACCATCGACGCCCTGGCCGCCGGGATCGCCGCGCACGACCCCGAAGCCGTCGAGGCGGTGCGGGAGACGGCCCGTTACCTCGGCGCCGGCATCGCCAACCTGGTCAACCTCGTCAATCCCGAGGTGGTCGTGCTGAGCAGTTGGGTGGCCGCCCGACTCGGTGAGCCCCTCCTTCAGGAGGTGCGCGAGGCCGTCGCCCGGCATGCGCTGCAGCGCCCACTGGCCGCCAGCAGGATCGTCCTGTCCCCCATCCCCAGCGACCCGGCCTGTCTGGGCGCCGCGACGTTCGCGCTCGAAGGGGCGCTGCAGTCGGTCGGACAGCGGAGCGTCAAGCGGACCGCGCCGGCCCGCGTGAGGAGCCGCATCGCACCGGCCCCCTGA
- a CDS encoding ABC transporter substrate-binding protein, with amino-acid sequence MSALSNSNWSRRSLFRAAAGMAAAGSLAACGGNNGRSGGAGSGVDLTQYFHAYGEPGTEQAIKKYAKAYDKANVTTQWITSADFESKLFATLLTKNAPDLFEFHPQIQMIKSGQVADLTDIIDPVKSDFNPADIKSHTVDGKIYGVRMIDDPQFFFYRKSMLEKAKVQVPTTLDELMEAAAKLTTGKVKGLYMGDDLHSVINPMIWSAGADTLNEKNEIAYHTPGVIEGIKKMRKLFTSGHLLLGAPTASWDPSSLNQGLCAIQFCGMWAMPGIQKALGDDWGVFPFPKTVDSGKQSVYNGGWSMFVNAKGKNVDAAKEYVKWLWIDQKQYQEDWATSYGFHIPPRTSIAQSATKLKSGNAAEGVRLFNEFGHFDNIGWTQAMITSLEDVFANSVRKDMDPEAALDKADAAVNRELKKLFG; translated from the coding sequence ATGTCGGCACTGAGCAACAGCAACTGGTCCCGCAGGTCCCTCTTCCGGGCCGCCGCGGGGATGGCCGCCGCCGGCAGCCTCGCGGCCTGCGGAGGCAACAACGGCCGCAGCGGCGGGGCCGGTTCGGGCGTCGACCTGACGCAGTACTTCCACGCGTACGGCGAGCCGGGCACCGAGCAGGCCATCAAGAAGTACGCGAAGGCCTACGACAAGGCCAACGTGACCACCCAGTGGATCACCAGCGCCGACTTCGAGAGCAAGCTGTTCGCCACCCTGCTCACCAAGAACGCGCCCGACCTCTTCGAGTTCCACCCGCAGATCCAGATGATCAAGAGCGGTCAGGTGGCGGATCTGACCGACATCATCGATCCGGTCAAGAGCGACTTCAACCCGGCCGACATCAAGTCGCACACGGTCGACGGGAAGATATACGGCGTCCGCATGATCGACGACCCGCAGTTCTTCTTCTACCGCAAGTCGATGCTGGAGAAGGCGAAGGTCCAGGTGCCGACCACGCTCGACGAACTGATGGAGGCCGCCGCCAAGCTCACCACGGGCAAGGTCAAGGGCCTGTACATGGGCGACGACCTGCACAGCGTCATCAACCCGATGATCTGGTCGGCCGGCGCCGACACCCTGAACGAGAAGAACGAGATCGCCTACCACACCCCGGGCGTCATCGAGGGCATCAAGAAAATGCGCAAGCTGTTCACCAGCGGCCACCTTCTGCTCGGCGCGCCGACCGCGTCCTGGGACCCCTCGTCGCTCAACCAGGGCCTGTGCGCCATCCAGTTCTGCGGCATGTGGGCGATGCCGGGCATCCAGAAGGCGCTCGGCGACGACTGGGGCGTCTTCCCCTTCCCGAAGACCGTCGACTCCGGCAAGCAGTCCGTCTACAACGGCGGCTGGTCGATGTTCGTGAACGCCAAGGGCAAGAACGTCGACGCGGCCAAGGAATACGTCAAGTGGCTGTGGATCGACCAGAAGCAGTACCAGGAGGACTGGGCCACCTCCTACGGCTTCCACATCCCGCCGCGCACGTCGATCGCGCAGTCCGCCACCAAGCTCAAGTCGGGCAACGCCGCCGAGGGCGTCAGGCTCTTCAACGAGTTCGGGCACTTCGACAACATCGGCTGGACCCAGGCCATGATCACCTCGCTCGAGGACGTCTTCGCCAACTCCGTCCGCAAGGACATGGACCCGGAGGCCGCGCTGGACAAGGCCGACGCGGCCGTCAACCGCGAGCTCAAGAAGCTGTTCGGATAG
- a CDS encoding ATP-binding cassette domain-containing protein: MIGSIEVRGLSRTFHTTVRRPGLIGGLRSLVDPERVAKHAVRDVTFDVAPGELLALLGPNGAGKSTAIKMLTGILTPTSGEARVAGVVPYRERERNARNIGAVFGQRTQLWWDLPVRESFAILRDIYEVPRPEHAARLREFDDLLDLSSFWDTRVRHLSLGQRVRCDLAAALLHDPPVVFLDEPTIGMDVVVKEQVREFLRHQVEQRGRTVLLTTHDMTEVERLAERVVLINHGRLVLDGTLDEIRRTFGSTWQVRATLADPHAEVVVPQGITVLRREGARVVFGPDGAGAPTVHQALKAVIERYEVTDIALDEAELEDVMRAAYAQAGTV; this comes from the coding sequence GTGATCGGCAGCATCGAGGTGCGCGGCCTGTCCCGCACCTTCCACACCACCGTCCGCCGCCCCGGCCTCATCGGCGGTCTGCGGTCCCTGGTCGATCCGGAACGGGTCGCCAAACACGCCGTCCGCGACGTCACCTTCGACGTGGCTCCGGGCGAACTGCTCGCCCTGCTCGGCCCGAACGGCGCCGGCAAGTCCACCGCCATCAAGATGCTCACCGGCATCCTCACCCCCACGTCCGGTGAGGCGCGCGTCGCGGGCGTCGTGCCCTATCGGGAGAGGGAACGCAACGCCCGTAACATCGGGGCCGTCTTCGGGCAGCGCACGCAGCTGTGGTGGGACCTTCCGGTGCGCGAGTCGTTCGCGATCCTGCGCGACATCTACGAGGTGCCGCGGCCCGAACACGCCGCGCGACTTCGGGAGTTCGACGACCTTCTCGACCTCTCCTCGTTCTGGGACACCCGGGTGCGCCACCTGTCCCTCGGCCAGCGCGTACGCTGCGACCTCGCGGCGGCGCTGCTGCACGACCCACCCGTGGTCTTCCTCGACGAACCGACCATCGGGATGGACGTGGTGGTGAAGGAGCAGGTCCGCGAGTTCCTGCGCCACCAGGTCGAACAGCGCGGCCGGACGGTCCTGTTGACCACGCACGACATGACGGAGGTCGAGCGGCTCGCCGAGCGCGTGGTGCTGATCAACCACGGCCGGCTGGTACTGGACGGCACCCTCGACGAGATCCGCCGCACATTCGGCTCCACCTGGCAGGTGCGGGCCACCCTCGCCGACCCGCACGCCGAGGTGGTGGTGCCACAGGGGATCACGGTCCTGCGCCGGGAGGGCGCACGGGTGGTGTTCGGGCCGGACGGTGCGGGCGCGCCCACCGTCCACCAGGCGCTGAAGGCCGTCATCGAACGGTACGAGGTGACGGACATCGCCCTGGACGAGGCGGAGTTGGAGGACGTGATGCGGGCCGCTTACGCCCAGGCCGGGACCGTGTGA
- a CDS encoding carbohydrate ABC transporter permease: protein MSTTTTRDLAHPAPAKASPAKPRRGLRGSPTFNFWLFTGPFLIGLAIFVYAPILWSIWLSFFEARFTVTPDKFIGFENYTYMLTNDDFVGSLVTFTVFAAFIVPTTWALSLSLALLVNRLRFMRAFFRSVFFLPTACSYVAAALIWKMSIFSGVRFGLMNTVLAWFGIDNIAWLVDPNPPWYWLVIVTARLWLQSGFYMILFLAALQNIPGELYEAAAIDGAKPGWQTFRHITLPQLRATSTAVILLLLIAAYQAFDEFFNLLSKTTWGRPPLVELYYKALGESQDYGAGSAGAVILTVLICAVTLLQGKFMGFGRGDESK from the coding sequence ATGTCGACGACCACGACGCGCGACCTCGCGCACCCCGCCCCGGCGAAGGCCTCACCGGCCAAGCCGCGGCGGGGTCTGCGGGGCAGCCCCACGTTCAACTTCTGGCTCTTCACGGGGCCGTTCCTCATCGGTCTGGCGATCTTCGTCTACGCGCCGATCCTGTGGAGCATCTGGCTCAGCTTCTTCGAGGCCCGCTTCACCGTCACGCCGGACAAGTTCATCGGCTTCGAGAACTACACGTACATGCTGACGAACGACGACTTCGTCGGCTCCCTCGTCACCTTCACCGTCTTCGCCGCGTTCATCGTGCCCACCACGTGGGCGCTGTCGCTGAGCCTGGCCCTGCTGGTGAACCGGCTCCGCTTCATGCGGGCGTTCTTCCGTTCGGTGTTCTTCCTGCCGACCGCGTGCAGTTACGTCGCCGCCGCGCTCATCTGGAAGATGTCGATCTTCAGCGGGGTCCGCTTCGGCCTCATGAACACGGTCCTCGCCTGGTTCGGCATCGACAACATCGCCTGGCTGGTGGACCCCAACCCGCCCTGGTACTGGCTCGTCATCGTCACGGCGCGGCTGTGGCTGCAGTCCGGCTTCTACATGATCCTCTTCCTGGCCGCGCTGCAGAACATCCCGGGCGAGCTGTACGAGGCGGCTGCCATCGACGGCGCCAAGCCGGGCTGGCAGACCTTCCGCCACATCACCCTGCCCCAGCTGCGCGCCACCTCCACCGCGGTGATCCTGCTGCTGCTCATCGCCGCCTACCAGGCGTTCGACGAGTTCTTCAACCTGCTGTCGAAGACCACGTGGGGCCGTCCGCCGCTGGTCGAGCTGTACTACAAGGCCCTCGGCGAGAGCCAGGACTACGGCGCCGGCAGCGCCGGTGCGGTCATCCTGACCGTGCTGATCTGCGCCGTGACCCTGCTCCAGGGCAAGTTCATGGGCTTCGGAAGGGGGGACGAGTCCAAGTGA